ACCACTCATTATGCCGTTTGCTGTTGATGTGGTCTACATGTACCGGAAGTTGGGTTTCCGGTACCAATGCCAGATTATAAGAACGATGGCTGCCGAGATCAGTAAGTACAAAGGCAAAGACATCATGAAAGCCTTTACCTACAAACTCAGGGTATTCTTCTGAAGCAAAAATGTATTCAAACGCAATAGTATTTTGCTCGGGTACAAAGCTAAATTCCAGCACGCTGGCATCATAAGTAGTACCTCCACTCAGTTTATCCAGATAAGAATCTCCGGCAGTACGATGTACCGAGCTGGTAGCGGGGTTTTGGTTGGGTCCCCCGGCACTTTTGGCATCTCCACTGGAAAGGATAATACCTTTCTTCAGTGGAAAGTCTTCATTGTTAACCTCAAATAAGCCTAAAGCCCGGTACGAACCTTTAAAGCTGATATGGCTCAGGCTGGCATTCGCCTGAAAAAAAACTTCCCTTACCAGGCTTTCCTCATTATAAGATGTGTCTACACTGAGCTGCGCCAGGCTATGGAGCGGTAGCAATATACAAAGCCATATGGTACAGTACCCATGCATATACTCTAACAACGACAATAAGGCATCTATTATTCCACTATGCCATAACGCCGGTCGGCCTCATTTCGCGACATTGCATTAAAATGCCACCATTCACTGGTAATTATAGAAAAGCCTGCCTCCGTCATTACCTGTCGGAGCAGCCTGCGGTTGGCTACCTGCTCTTCCGTAAGTTCTCCTTTAGCCAGCATCTCTTCTTCCCGCACCGGATAAGCTTTTACGCCAAAGTAGTCAAAATCGGTACCCATATCTATAGGCTGCCCCTCTGCATCGGCTATGGTGAGGTCTACTGCTGCTCCATAATTATGGATAGAACCCTCCTGAGGGTCTGCTACGTACTTGGTTTTTTGATCAAGGGGCATATCCAGGGTATCCCACAAAATTTGCTGCACGCTGCGGGGCCGCACAGCATCGTAGATGTAGAGGCTATAGTCTTTTTTCATCTCTTTAAGCTTACGGTTAGCCTCCGCTAACATTTTGGCAGGCTCAGGCTGCATGTAGGCTTCGTCAAAATCTCCATATACATCTACCCCTACAAAGTTGTCGGTAGTACTGTAACGCAGATGTACAACTATACTGCTGTCTATATCTTTTATTCTGACCAGCCCCTGCTCCCGGAGGCTTTGTTCCAATGGGCTAACCTTATCTGTAGATTCGGGCATATCAACTGTTTGGTCCTCCTGCTGTACCGTCGGTATTTCTTCGGGTCTCTCCTGTTGCGCTGGCTGGCAGGCAAATAAAAATAGAGCTCCCACTACTGAGGGCAGCTGCTTATACTGTAATAGATACTTTACACTCAATGTTCTGTTCTTTAAGCTTTTATGTAGATATGAGGCTTACGATAGTATAGCAAATGTAATTACAGTTTTCTGTGGATATGCGCGCTTAGTTACATTGTATACCTATCTGCTTACATTATGTATGGCTATAAAGCTAAGGTAGCTTTAGCCTAAAATCAAATATGGAGAAAAGCCCTGCCTACTTTTATTGCAAAATTTCTTAAGCCTTACAGATTACAACAATTCACTGAAACAGAGCATGTTTGGCATAAAACGATTAGCTATTTTTACAAAAAAGACTGCTTATGCCCATTCATTTCTCACTTTACCCTAATCCTTTCAGTAAGCAAAAGGATGAAATGGTAGCTCGCGTAGTAGCCAGAGGCTATGCCGATGAAGAGGAAGTAATTGAGATGATGCTTATGCGCAACCCCAGACTCAGTCGCACGCAGATACTAAACGTACTGGAAGAATATACCCTGGCTCTGGAGTATTTGCTTAAAAATGGGCAACATATACATACCCCACTGCTCAAACTGGAAGCTAGTATTAAAGGCAAGTTTAATTCAGTGATAGATGTTTATGACCCCAGGCGCCATCAGCTTTGTGTAAACGCCAGCCCCGGCAAGCGCCTACGTAAATTGTTAAACGAAGAAAGAGCTTACCGACAGCCGGTCAACTCGCCACAGCCCTCTATTAAAAAGTTTGAACATTTTGACTCTCAGCTTGCTTCGCATACTATTATGCCCGCCATGCCCGTGCGCTTAAAGGGGTACAGACTTAAGGTTAATGAGGCAGCAGAAGATGAAGGGGTTTATCTAATGTCTGATTCTCAAAAACAGTACAAGGTAACTCAGCTTATGAGCAACAAAGCCAGTGAGCTTTTTTTTATAACCCCTAGCGAACTTAAAGAAGGCAGCTACCACCTTGAAGTACGCTGTAGGCAAGGCAACAGCACACAATTACGTAAACATACATATCCCCAGCTCCTTCATTGTCAGCTAAGCGCTAGCTCCGAATAAACTTTTCGCAGGCTGCGAAAGTATAAAGCGCAGCCTGCGCTATCCAATTTCGCACACTGCGATACACCTGTCTCTAACTTAGCTTTAGTCATACTCTCGACTAGCTACTACCCCACACTAACCGAGTAACTGCCAGACTCTAAGCTTGGTAACGCCTAAAGCATTGCTTACTACTGGCAGTATCTAAAGGTCTGCTCATCAGTGCATCTATTTTACTTCATATTTTAGTTTAAGTATTACACAAGTAATTGAAAGATGCGGTGGGGAGTTTGTGCAAAAGTTTTTTAGACGCTTTACCCTTCGTTTTCAGATCATTAATGGCCTGTTACTATTGAAGTAATAGCTTCGTTACCAGTGTTGCCAGTGTATAAAGAAAGCTTTACTATGACATAGGATAAGTATAAAGACTTAAATGAAGCTTAGCTCACTTTATGGGACACAAAATATTCTTTTCCTTACATTGCTTTTTTAAGTATATTTTCAAGAACATGGAAGACTATACACTACACAAGCTTATATGAAAGAAAATGCAATCATTATTACTCATGCTTACCTCGCTACACCACGCGCTAAAACCGCGCATGGACTTATCCGCGACTCTTCCAAATACCACATACTTGCCGTCATAGACCCTGAACACGGAGGCAAAGATGCCGGGGAAGTGGTAGATGGCAAAAAACGTAACATTCCTGTATTTAACCATCTGGAAGAGTTTATGGCACAAAGTAGAGAGGCGGCTACGGTTTGCCTGGTAGGGGTAGCCGGTAAGGGAGGTCTGATACCTAATGGTATGCTGGATACCGTTAAAGAGGCCATTAAAGCGGGTATGTCTATTGTAAGTGGGCTGCATGAGTATATGAGTGACATAGAAGAGCTAACTACTCTAGCAGAGGAGCATGGGGTAAGCATTACTGATATTCGTCGTCCCAAACCCAGGCATACGCTAAAGTTCTGGAACGGCAGCATCAAAAAAGTTAAATGTCCTAAGGTTGCGATTCTGGGAACAGATTGTAACTTGGGTAAGAGGACGACCACACGTTTGCTCATGCATGCTTTGGAAGAAGCCTGCATACAAACGGAAATGATTTATACCGGACAAACCGGCTGGATGCAAGGGAGCGAGTACGGCTTTATCTTTGACTCTACGCTTAACGACTTCATCTCTGGCGAACTGGAAGATGCCATTGTTCGCTGCTATGAGGCCAAACACCCTCAGATCATATTGCTGGAGGGGCAGAGCTCGTTAAGAAACCCCAGTGGACCGGGTGGCTCAGAATTCTTGATGTCGGGCGATGCCAAGTATGTCATCCTTCAGCATGCTCCCGGCAGGACATATTTTTACCATTTTGAAGAAGAGCAGTTTGAGATTCCCTCGCTGGAGAGTGAGATTAAACTGATTGAATCATATGGGTCTCAAGTAATTGCCATCACTATTAATGAGCAAAACCTAAGTCCTGAAGAGGCGCGAGCTTATCAAGAGCAGTACGAAGATAAGTTCGGAATACCAGTACTCATCCCCCTGCAGGAAGGCATGCAGGCATGCATACCACACATCCAAAAAATGATAGATAGCCATGAAGATTAAAGAAGTACGCATAAGTAAAGAAAACCTTGAACTTACCCGTCCTTACAGCATTGCTTATAAGTCGGTAGACTCTGTGGATAACTGTATAGTAGAGATTATTCTGGAAAATGGCACCAGCGGTCTGGGCGCTGCCAACCCTAGTAAGCAGGTGGTAGGCGAAGATGTCAATGACACGGTAGAACTTCTAAAAGCGCATGACTTTGGCTGGCTGGTAGGGCGAGACATTCGTGAGATGCACCAGCTCTGCTTTGAGGTGATGCAGCACTTTCCTAAAAGGCCAGGCGTAAGAGCTACCCTGGATATTGCCCTCCATGATCTCTTTACCAAGCAGCTGGGCGTACCATTGGTCAAGTACCTGGGGCAAAAGCATAAAGCACTTCCTACCTCTATTACCATAGGCATTAAAGGCGTGGAAGAAACCGTAGAAGAGGCTAAGGAATATGTGGGCAGAGGCTTTAAATATATAAAGGTAAAAACTGGGGTCTCTCTGGAAGAAGACATAGAGCGGCTCAGCAAAATTCATGAGCTATACAAAAAGGATATAGTACTCCGGGTAGATGCTAACCAGGGCTACACCAAGCTACAGCTGGAAGATTTTTATTACAAAACCCTCTCTATGGATCTGGAGCTTATTGAGCAACCCCTGCCTGCCGATGCTATTGAGGAGTACAAGAAGCTACCCTCTGCGGTGAAAGAACTGGTAGCACTGGACGAAACCGTAGTTAGCCCTTATGATGCCCTAAGGCTGGCATCCAAACCCTCTGCCGGCGGCATCTTCAATATTAAGCTGATGAAGTGTGGAGGTATCAGTTGTGCTCAGGAAATTGCTGCTATCGCTTCAGGTGCAAACATTAAGCTGATGTGGGGTTGTAATGATGAGAGTATTATCAGTATTGCTGCGGCTTTGCATGCGGCCTTCTCTTCTGCTAACACCCACTATATTGACCTGGACGGCAGTTTTGACCTTGCCCGGGATGTAGCGAAAGGCGGTTTTTATCTTAAAGACGGGGTAATGTCGCTAACTGATAAACCAGGCCTTGGAGTAGAAAAACTGTAAACAACTGTATGAGAATTATAGATAAAAAGCTCACCTGGCATTTCCAGGTGAGCTTTTTCAAGATAGTATAGTCGTCGGGCTTCTGCCCTACAGACCAACGGCTCACACATGTATGTAGTGGCCATTGCGGCCTCTTCTCTCTTTATTCTTTTTTGTACTTAGCGGCCATTTTGTCCATCATACGTGAGCGCGCCTTATCTTGTTTAGCGGCTCTCTCTGCCTCTACCCGCTGTGCTTCTTCATTTATTTTTTTAGCTTCTTCCAGTTCCTGTAGTTTGGCCTGTAATAGTTGCTGATTTGCTTCCAGCTCTTCGCGTAACCTTTCTGACTGCTCCTGTGTAGCCTGTAGCTCTTCCATATTCTGCCGCATTTCTTCTTCCTGCGCTCTAATCTCTTCATTCTGCTGCTGAGAGGCTTGTAATAACAGCTTCGTCTTTTCGTTGATACTGTTGTTTTTCAGCGTTGCTGCAATGTTTTCGCCCAGGGTCTGTATAAATTCTATCTCATGTGGAGCAAACTCATTAAAGGAGGCCAGTTCCAGCAAACCTTCCACCTCATCATTAATTTTAAGAGGTACAATTAGTAAAGAACGAGGAGTAGCTTTTCCCAGGCCGGAAGTTATATTTACATAATCCGAGGGTATTTCGGTCAGGTAGATGGGTTCTTTCTCCAGGTAGGCCTGGCCCAGCAAGCCCTCTCCCGGCGCTATACTTTTTTTCAGGTACTTCTTTCTATTATAGGCGTAGCATGATAGAAGTTGAATTTCTTTCTCTCCCTCATCCTCTTTTACCAGAAAAAGCCCCCCCTGGTTAGCCTCCAGATATTTAATAATGTAGGCGATAACGCGGTCGCCCATAGACTTGGCATTGTCATAGTCACGCAAAATACTACTTAGCTTAGCTAGACCTTCTGAAGCCCACTGTCGTTTTTTCTCTTCTTCCTGTGCATTTTTTAGCTGCTCTATGCTAGCTTTCATCTCTACCTCCGACTGGGCTATCCGCTGATTTGACTCTTCAGCTTCCTCCAATAAGCGAGCGGTTTCTTTTTCTGCCTGCTGGTTCTGATACACCAGACTAAATACTCCGCCAAAAGCAAAAAGCACACTATTAATAATAGCCATAGTACCTACATAGCCTTCGCGTATGATAGAAGCGTCTACCTCAGGCTCCCATAGCCCCTTGGTATAGTCAAAGGTCATGATAATAGCAATGGCAATAGCTGAAAGTACTGCCATATAAGTCTTTTCTCTCAGGTCAAATACCAGAAAAACAATGATAGAAAAGCTTAGCTCTACCATGTATACGCCCAGCACAGGGCTGTCGGTAGCCGAGGATAAGCCCATATTGTATGTAGCTGACAGCACTAAAGGCAATAAAGAGATAATGATGCGAGCGAGCTTATTACTGCCGGCTTTGTTCAGCATGATACTTCCAAAAGAAACGCCTAAGCCTAGAATAGGCACAATGGTCAAAGGGGGGAAGTAGATAGCAGAAAGTATAATAAAGGGTATAGCCACCCCAAAGCCAACAATAAGACCGATAATGTTAGATACTCTAATTTTACCTTGCAGGTAGGAGGGCTGCTGAGGTAGCACTCCTGAATTGATCACTTTATTTAGCGCCATAAGTATACAGTAAACAATTGATTATTTTAGTCAAAAATAACTAATCCATTTGCCTACACTACACAAAGTATTTATTCAATATTACATTCCCTGCTGGCAGGATAAATTGTATAGATTTCAGGGATTGCGTGAACGTTACCCTAATAAAATTGATGCTTTGTAGTTTTTTTAATATAGCTCTACTTTATTCGTTATTTTGCCGCAACCAATATTCATGTAACAAACCGGATACAGTATATGAAGTTAAAAATTTGCTGGTGGGCCGCATGTTTAGCCCTCCTTAATTTGGTAAGTTATGCCCCCGCGCAGGCGCAGGAGAAAACCCCGCCTCCTTTTCTCCAGTACATGCAAAGCAGCTGGGTAGACTCTGTGCTTAACAGCCTGAATACCGATGAGCGTATAGCACAGCTTATTGTAGCTGCGGCTTACTCAAACCGTGACGCTGCCCATATGCAGGAGCTACAGACCCTGGTAAGAGATCATAAGATAGGTGGTTTTATCTTTTTTCAGGGTGGCCCCGGCCGACAGGCTAGAATGGTAAACCAATTGCAGGAAGCCTCTGAGGTGCCGCTTATAATAGCCATGGATGCCGAATGGGGCCTGGGTATGCGACTGGACAGTACGCTCAACTTCCCCTTTCAGATGGCCCTGGGAGCTATTCAGGACGATAACATGGTCTATCAGATGGGTAGAGAGGTCGCGCGTCAGTTTAAGCGTGCGGGTATGCATATCAACTTCGCTCCGGTGGTAGATGTCAATAATAACGCGCAAAACCCTGTTATTAACTATCGCTCTTTTGGAGAAGATAAAGAAAACGTAGCCCGTAAGGGCATTGCCTATATGAAAGGGATGCAGGATGAGCATATCCTAACTACTGCCAAGCATTTTCCTGGCCATGGAGATACCGATACCGATTCTCATTATGCTTTGCCTCAGATTAATCATAATCGTGCCCGCCTGGATTCGCTGGAGCTTTACCCCTTTCGCAAGATTATAGAAGAAGGTGTAGGTGGTATAATGGTGGCTCACTTAAACATACCGGCCCTGGATGCTACCCAAGGCTTACCCTCTACCCTCTCTAAGCCTATTGTAAGTGGACTGCTTAAAGATGAACTGGGCTTTGAAGGGCTAATAGTTACCGATGCTATGAATATGAAAGGCGTAACTGCCGGCAATGAGCAGGGAGTTGTAGATAAAGACGCTATTCTGGCAGGAAATGATGTGCTGGAGTTTACAGAAAATGTACCTAAAGCTATCGCAGAAATTAAGAAAGCTGTAGCTCAGGGGCTAATCAGCCAGGAAGAGATAGACCTGCGCTGCCGTAAAATGCTGGCGGTAAAACAGTGGGTAGGTCTACATGAGAAGCAGTCTGTTCAGGTAAAAAATATTGCCAACGAACTCAATACCCCTACTGGTAAGCTGCTTAACCGTAAGCTTATGGAAGCGGCCTTAACAGTATTAAAGAATGATAATAAGCTTTTTCCGGTACTCAGACTGGATACTTTAAAGGTAGCCGCCATATCTATGGGTGCTAAGAGAGAAACAGCTTTTCAGCAGATGCTGAACCGCTATACCAAAGTAGACAACTTTGTGCTTGACGAAAAAGCCAGTCAGTCGCAGGTGAGCAGTATAAAGAGCAAGCTTGCCGGCTATGATATTGTTGTTGCCGGAGTGCA
This window of the Porifericola rhodea genome carries:
- a CDS encoding mandelate racemase/muconate lactonizing enzyme family protein yields the protein MKIKEVRISKENLELTRPYSIAYKSVDSVDNCIVEIILENGTSGLGAANPSKQVVGEDVNDTVELLKAHDFGWLVGRDIREMHQLCFEVMQHFPKRPGVRATLDIALHDLFTKQLGVPLVKYLGQKHKALPTSITIGIKGVEETVEEAKEYVGRGFKYIKVKTGVSLEEDIERLSKIHELYKKDIVLRVDANQGYTKLQLEDFYYKTLSMDLELIEQPLPADAIEEYKKLPSAVKELVALDETVVSPYDALRLASKPSAGGIFNIKLMKCGGISCAQEIAAIASGANIKLMWGCNDESIISIAAALHAAFSSANTHYIDLDGSFDLARDVAKGGFYLKDGVMSLTDKPGLGVEKL
- a CDS encoding DUF1611 domain-containing protein produces the protein MKENAIIITHAYLATPRAKTAHGLIRDSSKYHILAVIDPEHGGKDAGEVVDGKKRNIPVFNHLEEFMAQSREAATVCLVGVAGKGGLIPNGMLDTVKEAIKAGMSIVSGLHEYMSDIEELTTLAEEHGVSITDIRRPKPRHTLKFWNGSIKKVKCPKVAILGTDCNLGKRTTTRLLMHALEEACIQTEMIYTGQTGWMQGSEYGFIFDSTLNDFISGELEDAIVRCYEAKHPQIILLEGQSSLRNPSGPGGSEFLMSGDAKYVILQHAPGRTYFYHFEEEQFEIPSLESEIKLIESYGSQVIAITINEQNLSPEEARAYQEQYEDKFGIPVLIPLQEGMQACIPHIQKMIDSHED
- a CDS encoding GAF domain-containing protein, with protein sequence MALNKVINSGVLPQQPSYLQGKIRVSNIIGLIVGFGVAIPFIILSAIYFPPLTIVPILGLGVSFGSIMLNKAGSNKLARIIISLLPLVLSATYNMGLSSATDSPVLGVYMVELSFSIIVFLVFDLREKTYMAVLSAIAIAIIMTFDYTKGLWEPEVDASIIREGYVGTMAIINSVLFAFGGVFSLVYQNQQAEKETARLLEEAEESNQRIAQSEVEMKASIEQLKNAQEEEKKRQWASEGLAKLSSILRDYDNAKSMGDRVIAYIIKYLEANQGGLFLVKEDEGEKEIQLLSCYAYNRKKYLKKSIAPGEGLLGQAYLEKEPIYLTEIPSDYVNITSGLGKATPRSLLIVPLKINDEVEGLLELASFNEFAPHEIEFIQTLGENIAATLKNNSINEKTKLLLQASQQQNEEIRAQEEEMRQNMEELQATQEQSERLREELEANQQLLQAKLQELEEAKKINEEAQRVEAERAAKQDKARSRMMDKMAAKYKKE
- a CDS encoding DNA-binding domain-containing protein, translated to MPIHFSLYPNPFSKQKDEMVARVVARGYADEEEVIEMMLMRNPRLSRTQILNVLEEYTLALEYLLKNGQHIHTPLLKLEASIKGKFNSVIDVYDPRRHQLCVNASPGKRLRKLLNEERAYRQPVNSPQPSIKKFEHFDSQLASHTIMPAMPVRLKGYRLKVNEAAEDEGVYLMSDSQKQYKVTQLMSNKASELFFITPSELKEGSYHLEVRCRQGNSTQLRKHTYPQLLHCQLSASSE
- a CDS encoding M15 family metallopeptidase, with amino-acid sequence MSVKYLLQYKQLPSVVGALFLFACQPAQQERPEEIPTVQQEDQTVDMPESTDKVSPLEQSLREQGLVRIKDIDSSIVVHLRYSTTDNFVGVDVYGDFDEAYMQPEPAKMLAEANRKLKEMKKDYSLYIYDAVRPRSVQQILWDTLDMPLDQKTKYVADPQEGSIHNYGAAVDLTIADAEGQPIDMGTDFDYFGVKAYPVREEEMLAKGELTEEQVANRRLLRQVMTEAGFSIITSEWWHFNAMSRNEADRRYGIVE